The Anopheles maculipalpis chromosome 3RL, idAnoMacuDA_375_x, whole genome shotgun sequence genomic sequence TACAGCAGGCCATATACTTGCCGTGCCGTGGATCACACTTTACCATCGTGTTTTCCGCCGTAAAGCAAGCGTTCGTAATTTCCGCCACCGAGCTACTCTCGTGCGAAGCCTTCGAGGCCGATACGAGCGGAGCGTACGAAACGAGTGGATAGTGTACGCGCGGATACGGCACCAAATTCGTCTGGAACTCGTTCAGATCGACGTTCATGGTGCCCTTGAAGCGTAAGGAAGCGGTGGCCGACGAGACGACCTGTGCCACCAGTGCGTTCAGGTCGGTGTACTGCGGTCGATCGATCTGCAGCGTTTTGGAGCATATTTCATACGTTGCCTCATTGTCCATGATGAAGCAACAGTCGGACGTGTTCATGGTACCGTGCGTACACAGCACCGCATTGTACGGTTCAACGACGGCGGTCGAGATCTTCGGTGACGGGTACACCGCAAACTGGAGCTTACACTTCTTCCCAAAGTCCTGTGCGATGTGATCTAGCAGCAGGGAGGTAAACCCAGACCCAGTTCCACCACCGAACGAGTGAAAGATTAGGAAGCCCTGCAGCCCACTGCATTGTTCCGAGAGCTTGCGGATCGTGTTCGAGACTCGGTCGATTATTTGTTTGCCCACGGTATAGTGTCCACGGGCAAAATTGTTCGCAGCGTCCTCCTTGCCTGTGATCATGTACTCCGGATGGTAGAGCTGCTTGTACGCGCTGTTCCCGATGTCATCGATCACGGACTCTTCCAGATCGATAAAAATGCTCCGCGGCACCACCTGGCCGGAGCGAGTGTCTTGGAAGAAGGCGGCCATGCTTTCCTCGATCGGCATGTCAACGGCCATCTTTCCGTCGGGCTGAACGCCGTGCTCGGTGGTGAACAGTTGCCAGCAAGCATTCCCGATCTGGCATCCGGCCTGTCCTACCTGTATCGAAATTACCTCACGCTGGTTTGGGAAGAAGAACTTAGTGGTTGGATCTTGCTCAGAACTGCG encodes the following:
- the LOC126562254 gene encoding tubulin alpha-8 chain-like, translated to MREVISIQVGQAGCQIGNACWQLFTTEHGVQPDGKMAVDMPIEESMAAFFQDTRSGQVVPRSIFIDLEESVIDDIGNSAYKQLYHPEYMITGKEDAANNFARGHYTVGKQIIDRVSNTIRKLSEQCSGLQGFLIFHSFGGGTGSGFTSLLLDHIAQDFGKKCKLQFAVYPSPKISTAVVEPYNAVLCTHGTMNTSDCCFIMDNEATYEICSKTLQIDRPQYTDLNALVAQVVSSATASLRFKGTMNVDLNEFQTNLVPYPRVHYPLVSYAPLVSASKASHESSSVAEITNACFTAENTMVKCDPRHGKYMACCMLFRGDIVPKDTNEAVAAIKTKRHINFVDWCPTGFKIGINQQAPSVLPGSELAKPKRAVCMLSNSTAISEAWARLNHKYDLMYQKRAFVHWYVGEGMEEGEFTEARDDLACLERDYEEVAGDTVASGEEFDDDEF